One Paenibacillus riograndensis SBR5 DNA segment encodes these proteins:
- a CDS encoding chemotaxis protein CheW: MAEDIKVIVFKLGTEEYGIEVDKVQTIERMMPITRVPKTYSFIKGVINLRGVVIPVIDLRGRFGIEEAEHTDQTRIIIVAVNEMEVGFIVDSANDVIDLNQDAIDTPPDVVGGIKAKYLDGVAKIGEDRLLIMLNLSEVLNKNEIVQLESLEG, encoded by the coding sequence ATGGCTGAAGACATCAAGGTGATTGTGTTTAAACTCGGAACTGAAGAATACGGTATCGAAGTGGATAAGGTGCAGACAATCGAGCGCATGATGCCGATTACCCGTGTACCCAAGACGTATTCCTTTATCAAAGGGGTTATCAATCTGCGGGGAGTAGTGATTCCGGTTATTGATTTGCGCGGCCGGTTCGGGATTGAAGAAGCAGAGCACACAGACCAGACCCGTATCATTATCGTAGCAGTCAACGAAATGGAAGTAGGCTTTATTGTAGATTCGGCCAACGATGTTATTGATTTGAACCAGGATGCGATTGATACCCCTCCGGATGTAGTGGGCGGCATCAAAGCGAAATATCTGGACGGGGTGGCCAAAATCGGAGAGGACCGTCTGCTCATCATGCTCAACTTGTCCGAAGTGCTGAACAAGAATGAAATTGTGCAGTTGGAAAGTCTAGAGGGCTAA
- a CDS encoding chemotaxis protein CheD, which translates to MIEEQSVIKVGMADLNVGSEESLVRTTGLGSCVGVTLFDPGKKLAGMAHVMLPSSEIAREGQMNIAKFADTALPELLSRLLALGAVRSRLVAKMAGGSQMFAFAGGSDTMRIGPRNVESCKLALEALKIPLIAEDTGGNFGRTIEIACNTGILYIRSVQKGTKEI; encoded by the coding sequence ATGATTGAAGAGCAAAGCGTTATTAAAGTGGGTATGGCGGATCTTAACGTAGGCAGTGAGGAAAGTCTGGTTCGTACAACAGGCCTCGGCTCCTGCGTAGGAGTTACTTTGTTCGATCCTGGGAAAAAGCTTGCGGGGATGGCACATGTGATGCTGCCCTCATCCGAAATTGCCCGGGAGGGACAGATGAACATCGCCAAATTTGCGGACACCGCACTGCCGGAGCTATTATCCCGCTTGCTCGCGCTTGGCGCCGTCCGGAGCCGTCTTGTAGCCAAAATGGCTGGAGGGTCCCAGATGTTCGCCTTTGCCGGGGGGAGTGACACCATGAGGATCGGGCCTCGTAATGTGGAATCCTGCAAGCTTGCTCTTGAGGCCTTGAAGATACCGCTCATCGCTGAGGATACAGGCGGAAACTTCGGCCGCACTATAGAAATCGCCTGCAACACCGGGATATTGTATATCCGCAGTGTTCAAAAAGGCACGAAGGAAATATAG
- a CDS encoding phosphatidate cytidylyltransferase: MKQRLITGIVAGAVFLGLCFWGGWPYQLLLTAMALIGYYEFVKMTGTRTFGGTALLGYLSIMCFMIPWDLMGAREWLSWEQGIWLLLLLFLLVTVFSKNKQDIKITALMFTGIVYIGMGFSYMAIARGASDGHGVIWTFLLLCCIWGSDAGAYFVGRSFGRNKLWPAISPNKTVEGALGGVLISILIAACFALFFPDLLTVGRALLIGLSCAVLGQLGDLVQSAYKRVYGIKDSGSLLPGHGGILDRCDSWIIVFPFVHIVMLMPYY; this comes from the coding sequence TTGAAGCAGCGATTGATTACCGGAATTGTTGCCGGAGCGGTGTTTTTGGGATTGTGCTTTTGGGGAGGCTGGCCGTACCAGCTGCTGCTTACAGCTATGGCGCTCATCGGCTATTATGAATTTGTGAAAATGACGGGCACTAGAACCTTCGGCGGTACCGCCTTGTTAGGTTATTTGTCCATAATGTGCTTTATGATCCCATGGGATTTAATGGGCGCTCGAGAATGGTTGTCTTGGGAACAAGGGATTTGGCTACTGCTGCTGTTGTTCCTCTTGGTGACTGTATTCAGCAAGAACAAGCAGGATATTAAAATAACAGCTCTGATGTTTACTGGGATTGTATACATAGGAATGGGTTTTTCCTATATGGCGATTGCCCGCGGTGCAAGTGACGGGCATGGGGTGATCTGGACCTTCCTGCTGCTGTGCTGTATATGGGGAAGTGATGCAGGTGCCTATTTTGTAGGCCGGAGCTTTGGCAGGAACAAGCTGTGGCCGGCAATCAGCCCCAACAAAACAGTAGAGGGGGCGCTTGGAGGCGTATTGATCTCCATTCTGATTGCCGCCTGCTTTGCCTTATTTTTTCCTGATCTGCTGACTGTTGGACGCGCGCTGCTTATCGGGCTTTCATGTGCGGTTCTGGGTCAGCTTGGAGATCTTGTACAGTCAGCCTATAAACGGGTGTACGGTATTAAGGATTCAGGCTCGCTGCTGCCTGGTCATGGAGGGATTCTTGACCGCTGCGACAGCTGGATTATCGTATTTCCTTTCGTACATATCGTAATGCTTATGCCTTACTATTAA
- a CDS encoding isoprenyl transferase gives MIKRIQAWLSRKDRQEQPVEISPDNIPRHVAVIMDGNGRWAKRRGLPRIVGHQNGMKAVKRTTIAANDLGVEFLTMYAFSTENWKRPKEEVDFLMRLPVEFLALELDELIEKNVQVRVMGDTDALPAHTRKAMEEAVDRTKHNTGLILNFALNYGSRKEIEDCMRGLGRDIQAGLLSPEDITSELIDNRLMTSGLPDPDLLIRTSGEMRLSNFMLWQVAYSEFWFTDAYWPEFDKTHLLQAVAEYQRRTRRYGGLK, from the coding sequence ATGATCAAACGGATTCAAGCGTGGCTGAGCCGTAAAGACAGGCAGGAGCAGCCAGTCGAGATTTCACCGGATAACATCCCCCGGCATGTCGCAGTCATTATGGATGGGAATGGCCGCTGGGCAAAACGGCGCGGCTTGCCGCGAATCGTCGGGCACCAGAACGGGATGAAGGCAGTCAAACGTACCACGATTGCTGCGAATGATCTGGGAGTGGAGTTCTTGACCATGTACGCTTTCTCTACTGAGAACTGGAAACGGCCGAAGGAAGAAGTGGACTTTTTGATGCGTCTGCCAGTGGAGTTTTTGGCTCTGGAGCTGGATGAACTTATCGAAAAAAACGTGCAGGTGCGTGTGATGGGCGATACCGATGCCCTGCCCGCCCATACCCGAAAGGCGATGGAGGAGGCAGTGGACCGGACCAAGCATAATACAGGACTTATATTAAATTTTGCGCTGAATTATGGCTCCCGTAAAGAAATCGAAGACTGCATGCGGGGATTGGGCCGGGATATTCAAGCGGGCTTACTGTCACCGGAGGATATTACTTCTGAACTGATAGACAACAGGCTGATGACCTCAGGTCTGCCTGATCCGGATCTTTTGATCCGTACGAGCGGAGAGATGCGTCTCAGCAACTTTATGCTATGGCAGGTTGCTTATAGTGAATTTTGGTTTACCGATGCCTACTGGCCGGAATTTGATAAAACGCATTTGCTGCAGGCTGTGGCGGAGTACCAGCGACGCACACGCCGTTATGGTGGACTGAAGTAG
- the tsf gene encoding translation elongation factor Ts, protein MAVDAKAVKELRERTGAGMLDCKKALEEANGDITKAAELLREKGLSAAANKAGRIATEGVVESYIHAGGRIGVLVEINCETDFVGKTDSFKEFARDIAMQIAAANPLYVRREEVPAEAVEKEKEILKAQALNEGKPEKIVEKMVEGRISKFYEEHCLLEQTFVKDQDKTISQLLNEKISTIGENISIRRFVRYELGEGLEKKVDNFVEEVMAQVNQ, encoded by the coding sequence ATGGCAGTAGATGCAAAAGCAGTAAAAGAACTTCGTGAAAGAACTGGCGCTGGCATGCTGGATTGCAAAAAAGCGCTGGAAGAAGCTAACGGTGATATCACCAAAGCAGCAGAATTGCTTCGTGAAAAAGGTCTTTCCGCAGCTGCTAACAAAGCTGGACGTATTGCAACCGAAGGTGTTGTTGAATCTTACATCCACGCTGGCGGACGCATTGGCGTGCTTGTGGAAATCAACTGCGAAACTGACTTCGTAGGTAAAACGGATTCCTTCAAGGAATTTGCCCGTGATATCGCCATGCAGATCGCAGCAGCCAACCCGCTTTATGTTCGTCGTGAAGAAGTGCCGGCTGAAGCTGTAGAGAAAGAAAAAGAAATTCTGAAGGCTCAAGCGCTGAACGAAGGCAAGCCTGAAAAAATCGTTGAAAAAATGGTGGAAGGCCGCATCAGCAAGTTCTACGAAGAACACTGTCTGCTGGAACAAACCTTTGTGAAAGACCAAGACAAAACGATTTCCCAACTGCTGAACGAAAAAATCAGCACAATCGGAGAAAACATCTCCATCCGCCGCTTTGTCCGATATGAGCTGGGCGAAGGTCTGGAAAAGAAAGTTGACAACTTTGTAGAAGAAGTTATGGCGCAAGTCAATCAATAA
- the frr gene encoding ribosome recycling factor has product MPQSVKKNAEERMEKAILSLKRDLATLRAGRASASLLDRIQVEYYGAPTPINQLANISTPDSRTLLIQPWDKTSMSDIERAILKSDIGITPANDGTIIRLSIPPLTEERRTELVKFTKKFGEEAKVAIRNIRRDANDDIKKMEKNGISEDESHGHQEDIQKSTDKFIAEVDKVLLAKEKEIMEV; this is encoded by the coding sequence ATGCCACAATCGGTGAAGAAAAATGCCGAAGAGCGTATGGAAAAAGCGATTTTATCTCTAAAACGCGATTTGGCGACACTGCGGGCGGGACGCGCTTCAGCGTCACTTCTGGACCGCATTCAAGTTGAGTATTACGGTGCGCCTACCCCGATCAACCAGCTGGCCAATATCAGCACGCCGGATTCACGGACATTGCTGATTCAGCCTTGGGATAAAACTTCGATGTCCGATATCGAACGTGCGATCCTGAAATCGGATATCGGAATTACTCCGGCGAACGACGGAACAATTATCCGCCTATCCATTCCGCCGCTGACCGAAGAACGCCGCACTGAACTGGTGAAATTCACCAAGAAATTTGGTGAGGAAGCCAAGGTGGCTATCCGCAACATCCGCCGTGATGCCAATGATGACATCAAGAAGATGGAGAAGAACGGAATTTCGGAAGATGAATCCCACGGGCACCAGGAGGACATTCAGAAGTCAACGGATAAGTTCATAGCTGAAGTTGATAAAGTGCTCTTGGCCAAAGAAAAAGAGATTATGGAAGTATAA
- a CDS encoding MltG/YceG/YrrL family protein: MIKNRSFMLGLGAGLISGALLLQLMLAGGAAPMTKEQLLKEAAKLNLTVTDKAADAPAAEGEGDQQSKDPAAAENPAATAPAGSAKPSASPQASPAASPKAASQPTAAVTPAEPSAPAAPKTTAAVKPQATKLPVQAPSTPDPAAAGGISVKVPTGATLSGTADLLAEAGVIKDKAEFLKSAISRKINTKIQYGGYNFTKGESIDSIIDKLITVK, from the coding sequence ATGATCAAGAATCGCTCGTTCATGCTTGGCCTTGGTGCCGGACTGATTAGCGGAGCGTTGCTGCTTCAATTGATGCTCGCCGGCGGAGCCGCGCCTATGACCAAAGAGCAACTGCTCAAGGAAGCGGCCAAGCTGAACCTGACAGTAACCGACAAGGCTGCTGATGCACCGGCAGCAGAGGGAGAAGGGGATCAGCAGAGCAAAGATCCCGCTGCGGCGGAAAATCCGGCCGCAACGGCTCCGGCAGGCTCCGCCAAACCTTCTGCATCCCCGCAAGCCTCGCCTGCAGCTTCGCCCAAGGCTGCTTCACAGCCAACCGCTGCTGTAACACCTGCGGAGCCTTCAGCACCTGCTGCACCAAAAACCACGGCCGCAGTGAAACCGCAGGCAACGAAGCTGCCGGTACAAGCTCCCTCCACGCCTGATCCGGCGGCAGCAGGCGGGATTTCCGTCAAGGTCCCTACAGGAGCAACGCTCTCCGGGACCGCTGATCTTTTAGCTGAGGCTGGAGTGATCAAGGATAAGGCAGAGTTTCTCAAAAGCGCCATCAGCCGTAAAATCAATACAAAAATTCAGTATGGCGGCTATAACTTTACAAAGGGAGAAAGCATCGATTCTATCATCGACAAGCTGATTACCGTGAAGTAA
- a CDS encoding chemotaxis protein CheC, which translates to MDVLKEVGNIGAGNAATALSQLLGKPIDMAVPKVQLLNFEEITDKVGGAEELVYAVFLRVEGEAPGNLFFILTPEAAINLLSRIAGIELTGNGELGEMELSALNEIGNILAGSYLSSLADFTSLSMYPTVPALAMDMAGAILSYGLLQFGQMGDDALLIDTTFLEGHNEIEGQFFLIPDPESFPKIFKALGVPFDND; encoded by the coding sequence ATGGATGTGCTCAAGGAGGTCGGTAATATAGGAGCCGGCAACGCTGCCACCGCGCTGTCACAGCTTCTGGGCAAACCGATTGACATGGCTGTCCCCAAAGTTCAGCTGCTTAATTTTGAAGAAATTACGGACAAGGTCGGCGGGGCGGAAGAACTGGTCTATGCTGTGTTCCTCCGGGTTGAAGGAGAAGCGCCGGGCAATCTGTTTTTCATCCTGACACCGGAGGCTGCAATTAACCTGCTTAGCCGGATAGCCGGGATTGAGCTCACAGGCAATGGGGAATTGGGCGAGATGGAGCTGTCGGCACTGAACGAAATCGGCAACATTCTGGCTGGCTCTTATTTATCCTCTCTTGCGGACTTTACCTCGCTGTCCATGTATCCGACCGTACCGGCGCTGGCGATGGATATGGCTGGGGCGATTCTAAGCTATGGTCTGCTGCAGTTCGGGCAAATGGGAGATGATGCTTTGCTGATCGATACCACTTTCCTTGAGGGGCACAACGAAATTGAAGGGCAATTTTTCCTTATACCCGATCCGGAATCTTTCCCGAAAATCTTCAAAGCATTAGGAGTACCGTTCGATAATGATTGA
- the rpsB gene encoding 30S ribosomal protein S2, producing MAVISMKQLLEAGVHFGHQTRRWNPKMDRYIFTERNGIYIIDLQKTVKKVEEAYNFVKSVAGDNGTILFVGTKKQAQDSVKEEAERSGMFFINQRWLGGTLTNFQTIQKRIDRLKKLELWEEDGTFAVLPKKEVILLRKEKDRLEKFLGGIKNMKGLPSALFIIDPRKERIAVAEARKLGIPIVAIVDTNCDPDEIDYVIPGNDDAIRAVKLLTGKMADAVVEAHQGEDTTTA from the coding sequence ATGGCAGTAATCTCCATGAAACAGCTTCTCGAAGCTGGGGTTCACTTCGGTCACCAGACCCGTCGTTGGAATCCAAAGATGGATCGTTATATCTTCACTGAAAGAAACGGAATTTACATTATTGACCTGCAAAAGACAGTCAAAAAGGTAGAGGAAGCTTACAACTTTGTAAAAAGCGTCGCTGGCGACAACGGCACAATCCTATTTGTAGGAACTAAGAAGCAAGCACAGGATTCCGTAAAAGAAGAAGCTGAACGTTCGGGTATGTTCTTCATTAACCAACGTTGGCTGGGTGGTACCCTGACTAACTTCCAGACTATTCAGAAACGGATTGACCGTCTGAAGAAATTGGAACTTTGGGAAGAAGACGGTACCTTCGCAGTTCTGCCTAAGAAAGAAGTTATCCTTCTCCGCAAAGAGAAAGATCGTCTTGAAAAATTCCTGGGCGGTATCAAAAACATGAAAGGCCTGCCTAGCGCGCTGTTCATCATTGACCCGCGTAAAGAGCGCATCGCTGTTGCGGAAGCCCGCAAACTGGGTATCCCAATCGTGGCTATCGTTGATACCAACTGTGATCCAGATGAAATCGACTATGTAATTCCGGGTAATGACGACGCGATCCGCGCCGTGAAATTGCTCACTGGCAAAATGGCTGACGCAGTGGTTGAAGCTCACCAGGGCGAAGATACAACTACAGCTTAA
- a CDS encoding DUF342 domain-containing protein, protein MIGHYVLSQYISINFSEDKGIAYLQFSKKDENFSCTVEDLESFLHSHNIRYGIQRDIVQRISSNPEEYFFSRVPIAIGEPAVNGTDGRVVLTVDLEEDRKPLEKADGKVDYKDLVRLHNVLKGQIIAKIIPPEPGKSGTMVTGEELPFRPGKEAHFKVGKNVLVDQEETAMYAAIDGLVTLTDKGKINVFPVYEVNGDVDYSTGNIDFVGTVVIRGNVLTGFTVKSAGDIRVVGGVEGAELISGGSIEITGGIIGYNKGLVSAGKNVKVSFIQDGNVVAGEDVIVTQSVMHSNIKAGRDVLCNGAKGLIVGGIVQAGERVVARTIGNTMSTATAIEVGVVPELRNEINELRQELRHLLENEDKTNKALYLLNQLANNGQLSPDKVALRVKLNATKQSHMREEKKIKERVLEIERMLEDTGRARVEVIKTIYGGSKIVIGRYTRFVKDPTERVTFIYSDGDITMTPNL, encoded by the coding sequence TTGATCGGTCATTATGTTTTGAGCCAGTATATTAGTATCAACTTTTCGGAGGATAAGGGGATTGCTTACCTTCAGTTTTCTAAGAAGGATGAAAATTTCTCCTGTACGGTTGAAGATCTGGAAAGCTTCCTGCACAGTCACAACATTCGCTACGGGATTCAGCGGGACATCGTTCAACGCATCAGCAGCAACCCAGAAGAGTATTTTTTCAGTAGGGTGCCTATTGCAATAGGTGAACCTGCTGTAAACGGTACTGACGGGAGAGTAGTACTCACTGTCGATCTGGAAGAGGACCGCAAACCGCTGGAGAAGGCGGATGGGAAAGTGGATTACAAGGATCTGGTGCGGCTCCATAACGTTCTGAAAGGCCAGATTATCGCCAAAATCATTCCGCCAGAACCGGGAAAAAGCGGCACGATGGTTACTGGGGAGGAACTGCCGTTCAGACCAGGCAAAGAAGCTCATTTCAAAGTAGGCAAGAACGTGCTGGTCGATCAGGAAGAAACGGCCATGTATGCAGCAATTGATGGGCTTGTAACCTTGACAGACAAAGGCAAAATCAATGTTTTTCCGGTCTATGAAGTCAATGGGGATGTGGATTACAGCACAGGCAACATTGATTTTGTGGGTACAGTTGTGATCCGGGGGAACGTGCTGACCGGTTTCACCGTCAAATCTGCAGGAGATATCCGTGTGGTAGGCGGGGTTGAAGGAGCAGAGCTGATCTCCGGAGGCTCCATTGAAATTACCGGAGGGATTATCGGATACAACAAAGGTCTTGTAAGCGCCGGTAAAAATGTGAAGGTTTCCTTCATCCAGGACGGGAATGTAGTCGCCGGCGAGGATGTGATTGTGACACAGAGCGTGATGCATTCCAATATCAAGGCCGGCCGGGATGTCCTGTGCAATGGTGCGAAGGGGTTGATTGTGGGGGGCATCGTGCAGGCCGGTGAACGCGTTGTGGCGCGAACCATCGGCAACACCATGTCGACAGCAACAGCAATTGAGGTAGGCGTGGTTCCTGAGCTTAGAAATGAGATCAACGAACTGCGCCAGGAACTGCGCCATCTGCTGGAGAATGAGGATAAGACCAACAAAGCTTTGTATTTGCTTAACCAGCTTGCAAACAACGGTCAACTCTCTCCTGACAAGGTGGCTCTTCGTGTGAAGCTGAACGCTACCAAGCAATCCCACATGCGTGAGGAGAAAAAAATCAAAGAGCGTGTCCTTGAGATTGAGAGAATGCTGGAGGATACCGGCAGAGCCAGAGTTGAGGTTATTAAAACCATCTATGGAGGCTCTAAGATTGTTATCGGCAGGTATACCCGCTTTGTGAAGGACCCGACAGAACGGGTTACCTTCATTTACAGCGACGGTGATATAACCATGACGCCTAACCTGTAA
- a CDS encoding FliA/WhiG family RNA polymerase sigma factor, protein MNEHKATQSETDGLWEQWKEHGNPEAKKKLIESYLHIVDYVSSRLAVGLPKNVSKDDLASNGVMGLIDAIEKFDYKRGLQFQTYASWRVRGAILDSLRQSDWVPRSVREKAKKIEDAYQQLEQKYLRSVSDEEMSQYLNITEPEFQNMLQDVAVMSLCSLEDPIREEESETRMSILVDDKAKNPDRKVNEFYLRDTLTKGIEKLTVKERTVVSLLYYEDLSLSEIAEVMSLSPSRISQLHSKAILRLRGTLEKNRDLLMQND, encoded by the coding sequence TTGAACGAGCATAAAGCTACTCAATCTGAAACTGACGGGCTCTGGGAGCAGTGGAAAGAGCACGGGAATCCTGAAGCCAAAAAGAAGCTGATTGAGAGTTATCTCCATATTGTTGACTACGTATCCAGCCGTTTGGCAGTTGGACTGCCTAAGAATGTATCCAAAGACGATTTGGCCAGCAATGGTGTGATGGGCTTGATTGACGCGATTGAGAAGTTTGATTACAAGCGGGGGCTCCAGTTTCAGACCTATGCTTCCTGGCGTGTGCGCGGAGCGATCCTTGACTCGTTGCGGCAAAGTGACTGGGTTCCCAGATCGGTGCGGGAAAAAGCCAAAAAAATCGAGGATGCCTACCAGCAGCTGGAACAGAAATACTTGAGATCTGTGAGTGACGAGGAAATGAGCCAGTATTTGAACATTACGGAACCGGAATTTCAAAATATGCTGCAGGATGTGGCGGTCATGTCGTTATGCTCGCTTGAGGATCCTATCCGTGAAGAAGAATCAGAGACCCGTATGTCCATATTAGTGGACGATAAAGCCAAGAACCCGGATCGAAAAGTTAATGAATTTTATCTACGAGATACCCTGACCAAAGGCATCGAGAAATTAACAGTGAAAGAACGGACAGTTGTGTCCCTTTTATATTATGAAGATTTGTCATTGAGCGAGATCGCCGAGGTGATGTCACTGTCTCCTTCACGGATTTCGCAGCTTCATTCCAAAGCTATTTTGCGGCTGAGAGGAACACTTGAGAAAAACCGGGATCTTCTCATGCAAAACGACTAA
- the pyrH gene encoding UMP kinase: MEQPVFKRVVLKVSGESLAGQNGYGIDADTIISIAEQVKEVVELGVQVAIVCGGGNIWRGIAGSASGIDRATADYMGMLATVMNSLALQDALEQIDVPTRVQTSIAMQQIAEPYIRRRAIRHLEKGRVVIFAAGTGNPFFSTDTTAALRAAEIEAEVILMAKNKVDGVYSADPFKDSTAVKFEQLTYMEVLNKNLGVMDSTASSLCMDNNIPLIVFAITEQGNIKRVVLGEKIGTIVKGSVD; this comes from the coding sequence TTGGAACAGCCGGTATTTAAGAGGGTAGTCCTTAAGGTTAGCGGAGAATCTCTCGCAGGTCAAAACGGATATGGCATTGACGCCGATACGATTATTTCCATCGCGGAGCAGGTCAAGGAAGTCGTTGAGCTAGGGGTTCAGGTTGCTATTGTGTGCGGTGGAGGCAATATCTGGCGTGGAATCGCAGGCAGTGCAAGCGGCATTGACCGGGCCACAGCCGATTATATGGGGATGCTGGCGACGGTGATGAACTCCCTTGCTTTGCAGGATGCCCTGGAGCAAATTGATGTGCCGACACGGGTCCAGACTTCGATCGCTATGCAGCAGATTGCTGAACCTTACATTCGCCGCCGGGCGATACGGCATTTGGAGAAGGGCCGTGTAGTTATTTTTGCTGCGGGCACGGGCAATCCGTTCTTCTCTACAGATACGACAGCAGCACTGCGGGCAGCTGAAATCGAAGCGGAAGTTATTCTCATGGCGAAGAATAAAGTGGATGGTGTATACTCCGCTGACCCGTTCAAAGACAGTACCGCCGTGAAATTCGAGCAGCTTACGTATATGGAAGTGCTCAACAAAAATCTTGGAGTTATGGATTCCACCGCTTCCTCTCTGTGCATGGATAATAATATACCGCTCATTGTGTTTGCTATAACAGAGCAAGGCAATATCAAACGTGTCGTTCTCGGTGAGAAGATCGGGACGATTGTTAAAGGGAGTGTAGATTAA